The Carassius carassius chromosome 9, fCarCar2.1, whole genome shotgun sequence genome includes a region encoding these proteins:
- the LOC132149678 gene encoding alpha-2-macroglobulin-like, producing MAVKELCVWKGLVLVLFLFAVGGQRSGPSFLVMFSAVMESGSNAKLCASLLKPNESLSMNIFLVDDHNQTTPLAQQRSSTVFHSCFSFQAPQVDGELVQKVRVVLQGRFFKMTEERKVMFRSYLPLTFIQTDKPIYNPGQMVNFRVLTMDAKFVPLDQMYSLVVVEDHNKNRIGQWTNVSSTGWILQLSHQLNPEAQVGMYALRAFIGDRTISQDFEVKKYVLPKFDVTLTTPQMYSVGDVGLKVEACAKYTYGQPVPGQALVEVCREPFQFSVVPGVSRVCLNKTAMMNNTGCASLTISTSEFFTTKFEENLQNSFLVKVNVTEEGTDVVMSKSTTVLITFEVGKVSFLDLPGFFNYGSILNGKISASYFNGTPIARKAVYLLDVSQWPYKLLLNRTTNLNGVASFSLNTADFPKAGLNLMASATSQDFYDSKSPYFSTETRNVPLFQTATDNPTFSELTIDKLEQPLKCGANYPVKIKYSFVGETGDYSADIVYMVLSKGVIILHGFQTVQVRALNAPSGTVSFQLSVSVDMAPVVQILAFCVLPSENVVAASAAFDTEMCFQNQVSLQFSPPTAVPSEGNVLTVSAQAGSLCGLSAVDQSVRIMEPGRRLNAEAVFNLLPVRSQSYYPFPVEDEQECLNVRPRRDVLTDQAYEAFQSVGMKLATNLPVKEPNCLTYRGLNYYRNFGFPRPVAFQMASALKDIGGEGAGGSFDVTVRTYFPETWIWQLSQVGNTGSTRVNLKVPDTITTWETEAFCVSSKGFGLAPPVQLTVFQPFFLELSLPYSIIRGESFELKATVFNYLSKCIMVKVTPAASSDFSLRPFNDPYSSCLCASGRKTFKWILSASVLGSVNVTVSAQADQSQVRCGTEVVTVPTRGRVDIVTESLLVLPEGVERIFTQSWLLCPKGSVLSEDLSLTFPTNVIPGSAKCSVSVLGDLMGRALNNLDGLLQMPSGCGEQNMIILAPNIYILQYLEGTAQLTPTIRQTATGYLQSGYQGQLNYRHGDGSYSTFGYDASNTWLTTFVMRTFGLARRFIFIDPSVLQSAQDWLISKQGSDGCFMQEGTLYHIDMKGGVGDNVTMTGYVVASLLEMGVLVTDPVITNALSCLRPVAGNLGNTYTTALLAYTFSLAGETSTRARLLTALKNIAISEGNKLHWSQTSSGDTLAVEISSYVLLAVLSVQPLTTTDLSYANRIVNWLVAQQNPYGGFSSTQDTVVALHALSLFAAKVFSLEGSSTVTLQSSVAGEVYNFDVNRDNRLLYQEKQLKNIPGRYSVRATGSTCVSVQVTCFYNVPTPIRVSSTLGVEVKVARDCKVPGSDLLLNITVTYNGAKPTTNMVIVDIKLLSGFTADTSLLGSPPDSFAPLVQRVDAGDDHVLVYLKGVPKGVPMTYRLQLKQGLAVQNLKPAVVEVYDYYKPSDSFETTYMPPCL from the exons ATGGCTGTGAAGGAGTTATGTGTTTGGAAGGGGCTCGTTTTAGTCCTTTTTCTCTTTGCTGTTGGTGGACAGAGATCAGGACC ATCCTTCTTGGTGATGTTTTCTGCAGTGATGGAATCTGGCTCTAATGCCAAATTGTGTGCAAGTCTTCTAAAACCCAATGAGAGCCTTTCAATGAACATCTTTCTGGTTGATGACCACAACCAGACCACACCACTTGCGCAGCAGAGATCTTCAACCGTGTTTCACAGTTGTTTTAGTTTCCAG GCTCCCCAAGTAGATGGAGAATTAGTGCAGAAAGTGAGGGTGGTACTTCAAGGAAGGTTCTTCAAAATGACTGAAGAGAGGAAAGTCATGTTCAGAAGTTACCTGCCTCTGACCTTCATCCAAACAGACAAACCCATCTACAACCCAGGACAAATGG TGAACTTCAGGGTTCTGACCATGGATGCTAAATTTGTTCCTCTTGATCAAATG TACAGTCTAGTGGTGGTGGAG GACCATAATAAGAACCGGATTGGTCAGTGGACAAATGTTTCCTCGACTGGGTGGATATTGCAGCTTTCTCACCAGTTAAACCCTGAGGCTCAGGTTGGGATGTATGCTCTGAGGGCTTTTATTGGTGACCGTACAATCTCTCAGGATTTTGAGGTGAAAAAGTATG TTTTACCCAAGTTTGACGTCACCTTgaccacaccacagatgtacagtGTGGGAGATGTGGGACTGAAAGTTGAGGCTTGTGCCAA ATACACGTATGGGCAACCTGTACCTGGTCAAGCATTGGTGGAAGTGTGTCGTGAGCCGTTCCAGTtttctgtggtacctggtgtgTCTCGTGTGTGTCTTAACAAAACCGCTATG ATGAACAACACCGGTTGTGCTTCCCTTACTATCAGTACGTCAGAGTTTTTCACCACCAAATTCGAAGAGAACCTGCAAAATTCCTTCCTTGTTAAAGTGAATGTCACTGAAGAGGGAACAG ATGTAGTGATGTCAAAATCCACAACCGTCTTAATTACGTTTGAAGTTGGCAAGGTCTCGTTTTTGGACCTCCCAGGTTTCTTTAACTATGGATCAATCCTTAATGGGAAG ATCTCTGCATCTTATTTCAATGGGACTCCAATAGCAAGGAAGGCAGTCTATCTCCTGGATGTTAGTCAATGGCCCTACAAACTGCTGCTGAATCGGACTACGAACCTGAACGGAGTGGCTTCTTTCTCCCTCAACACTGCTGATTTCCCTAAAGCTGGTCTGAATCTGATG GCAAGTGCAACATCACAGGATTTTTATGATTCTAAATCGCCCTACTTCAGTACGGAAACGAGGAATGTGCCGCTTTTCCAAACTGCTACTGACAACCCAACGTTTAGTGAACTGACTATCGACAAGCTTGAGCAGCCACTGAAATGTGGTGCCAATTATCCAGTGAAAATCAAATATTCTTTTGTTGGAGAGACTGGTGACTACAGTGCCGACATCGTCTATATG GTCTTGTCCAAAGGAGTGATCATCCTGCATGGATTTCAGACCGTTCAAGTGAGGGCCCTGAATGCACCAAGTGGCACAGTGTCGTTCCAGCTGTCTGTCAGTGTCGATATGGCTCCAGTAGTGCAGATTCTGGCCTTCTGTGTTCTGCCGAGTGAGAATGTGGTTGCTGCTAGTGCAGCTTTTGACACTGAAATGTGTTTCCAAAACCAG GTGTCTCTGCAGTTTTCTCCCCCTACAGCTGTTCCTAGTGAGGGAAATGTTTTGACTGTTTCTGCTCAAGCAGGATCCCTGTGTGGCCTCAGTGCTGTTGATCAGAGTGTTCGGATCATGGAGCCGGGAAGACGTTTGAATGCTGAAGCG GTGTTCAACCTGCTCCCAGTACGATCTCAATCCTATTATCCATTTCCTGTTGAGGATGAACAGGAGTGCCTGAATGTTAGACCCCGTCGAGATGTTCTTACAGACCAAGCTTACGAAGCTTTCCAG AGTGTGGGGATGAAGCTTGCAACAAATCTTCCGGTCAAAGAACCTAACTGCCTGACCTACAGAGGCCTGAATTACTATCGCAACTTTGGTT ttcctCGTCCTGTAGCCTTTCAAATGGCTTCTGCATTAAAGGACATCGGAGGTGAGGGTGCTGGAGGTTCTTTTGATGTGACGGTCAGGACTTATTTTCCGGAAACCTGGATCTGGCAGCTTTCTCAAGTGGG AAACACTGGATCCACAAGAGTTAATCTGAAAGTTCCTGACACCATAACCACATGGGAGACCGAGGCGTTCTGTGTGTCCTCCAAAGGTTTTGGCTTGGCTCCTCCTGTTCAGCTGACGGTCTTCCAGCCCTTCTTCCTGGAGCTCTCCCTGCCTTACTCCATCATCCGTGGAGAGTCTTTTGAGCTGAAGGCCACGGTCTTCAACTATCTGTCCAAGTGCATCATG GTTAAAGTGACTCCAGCTGCTTCCTCTGACTTCAGTCTTCGACCTTTTAATGATCCGTATTCATCCTGTCTCTGTGCCAGTGGGAGAAAGACATTTAAATGGATTCTCTCCGCATCGGTCCTTG GATCTGTAAATGTGACTGTCAGTGCTCAGGCTGATCAGTCCCAGGTTCGATGTGGCACTGAAGTTGTGACCGTGCCAACAAGAGGACGCGTTGACATTGTTACTGAAAGTCTACTTGTTCTG CCTGAAGGAGTTGAAAGGATCTTCACCCAGAGTTGGTTACTTTGTCCAAAGG GGAGTGTCCTTTCAGAAGACCTATCTCTGACATTTCCAACAAATGTGATTCCGGGATCTGCCAAATGCTCAGTTTCAGTCCTTG GGGACCTAATGGGTCGTGCGCTAAATAATCTTGATGGCTTGCTACAGATGCCCTCTGGCTGTGGAGAACAAAATATGATAATTCTTGCTCCCAATATCTACATCCTGCAGTACCTGGAAGGCACTGCGCAGCTCACCCCAACCATCCGACAGACTGCCACTGGTTACCTTCAGAGCG GATACCAAGGACAGCTAAACTACAGGCACGGTGATGGTTCATACAGCACATTTGGCTATGATGCTTCCAATACATG GTTGACCACCTTCGTCATGAGGACTTTTGGCCTAGCAAGGCGTTTCATCTTCATTGATCCCAGTGTCCTCCAGAGCGCACAGGATTGGTTGATCAGCAAGCAGGGTTCAGATGGCTGTTTCATGCAAGAGGGAACTCTGTACCACATTGATATGAAG GGTGGTGTAGGTGATAATGTGACCATGACAGGCTACGTTGTTGCATCACTCCTTGAAATGGGCGTCCTTGTCACG GATCCGGTCATCACCAATGCTCTGTCTTGCTTGAGGCCTGTCGCTGGGAACCTAGGAAACACTTACACGACGGCTCTGCTTGCCTACACCTTCAGTCTGGCTGGAGAGACCAGCACTCGAGCACGGCTTTTAACTGCCTTGAAGAACATTGCCATTTCTGAAG GAAACAAGCTCCACTGGTCTCAGACGTCATCTGGTGACACTCTGGCGGTGGAGATCAGCTCGTATGTGCTGCTAGCGGTTCTCTCTGTACAGCCTCTCACGACCACTGATCTGAGCTATGCTAACCGCATTGTCAACTGGCTTGTGGCCCAGCAGAACCCTTATGGAGGCTTTTCCTCCACCCAG GACACTGTGGTGGCTCTTCATGCTCTGTCTCTGTTCGCCGCTAAAGTGTTCAGCCTGGAGGGCTCCAGCACTGTTACTTTACAGTCCTCTGTGGCAGGAGAGGTGTATAACTTTGACGTGAATCGGGACAACAGGCTGCTGTATCAGGAGAAGCAGCTGAAGAACATTCCTGGCAGATATAGTGTTCGAGCGACAGGCTCCACCTGTGTGTCTGTGCAG GTTACATGTTTCTACAACGTCCCAACACCCATTCGAGTTTCCAGTACACTTGGTGTTGAAGTGAAGGTGGCAAGAGACTGCAAAGTGCCTGGATCTGATCTCCTGCTGAACATCACTGTGAC ATACAATGGTGCAAAACCAACTACAAACATGGTTATTGTGGACATTAAACTCCTGTCAGGTTTCACAGCAGATACGTCACTG CTTGGATCCCCACCAGATTCATTTGCTCCGCTAGTGCAGCGGGTTGATGCTGGAGATGACCATGTGCTGGTGTATCTGAAAGGG GTTCCTAAGGGTGTCCCCATGACCTACAGGCTACAACTGAAACAGGGTCTTGCTGTGCAGAATCTCAAGCCAGCAGTCGTTGAGGTGTATGACTACTATAAGCCAA GTGACTCATTTGAGACCACATACATGCCTCCCTGTTTGTGA